In one Desulfuribacillus stibiiarsenatis genomic region, the following are encoded:
- a CDS encoding FAD binding domain-containing protein produces the protein MISFDFEYYKPTSTDEAVSLYHSLDDLGKQPMYFSGGTELITYGRVNNITTGAVIDLKGIPECLELKASGNRVIIGAAISLTKIREARVFPFLSKAIVEIADHTARNKITLGGNICANIIYRETVLPLLLTDSQVVIATNNGLLTKPITQLFQQTLQLQKGEFLVQVQTDHSNIDLRFLSVKRRRQWDVGYPLITTAALWNDGKIKTAFSGLCEYPFVSEEMNQALNDDLLPATIRVEQAIERIPAPVLDDVNGSAAYRKFVLKNILLDVLESKNPVD, from the coding sequence TATTACAAACCTACTTCTACGGATGAAGCTGTAAGCCTGTATCATTCATTAGATGACCTGGGCAAACAACCAATGTACTTCTCCGGAGGAACAGAACTGATTACTTATGGAAGAGTAAACAACATCACTACTGGTGCTGTCATTGACCTTAAGGGCATCCCTGAGTGCCTAGAATTAAAGGCAAGCGGAAACCGTGTAATCATTGGCGCTGCCATTTCACTCACTAAGATTCGCGAGGCACGAGTATTCCCTTTTCTCAGTAAAGCAATTGTAGAAATTGCGGATCACACAGCTAGAAACAAGATAACCCTGGGAGGCAACATCTGTGCAAACATCATTTACAGAGAAACTGTCCTGCCATTACTACTTACAGATAGCCAAGTGGTGATTGCCACGAATAACGGTCTGCTAACGAAACCAATAACACAACTGTTTCAACAAACTCTTCAGCTTCAAAAGGGCGAATTTCTTGTGCAAGTCCAAACGGATCATAGTAATATTGACTTGCGATTTTTGAGTGTAAAAAGACGCCGACAATGGGATGTTGGGTATCCTCTCATAACTACTGCTGCCCTTTGGAATGATGGGAAAATCAAAACAGCCTTCAGTGGTTTATGCGAATATCCTTTTGTAAGCGAAGAAATGAATCAAGCACTAAACGATGATTTATTGCCTGCTACGATTCGAGTCGAACAAGCCATTGAACGTATTCCCGCCCCTGTTCTTGATGACGTCAATGGTTCTGCAGCATACAGGAAATTCGTTTTGAAGAACATTCTTTTAGATGTCTTAGAGTCTAAAAATCCTGTAGATTAA